In Acidobacteriota bacterium, the sequence ATGCCACCTTCGCTTTGAATTCCGCACTATGAATTTTTCGCGTCGTACTCATCTGTTCCTCCTTTTCCCCTCAGCGGAATTAACTTATTTCCCTGTCCGATTTTCGGGGAGCATTATAATGAACTGAACCAGTTCATGAGCACAACGAATACGATCTTCTGTAAACATATGAAACTAAATGGAAAACCAGGTGTGATGCTACTTTTTTCTGGCTAGATTCAGCTTTATGCTTAGGGAGCGTTAAAAAACAACGTCCCGTTTTCATTTGGAACACCAGCATTTGGATTGAGCATCCCGGAGGGCTGCCCTTCGGATAGCCGGTCGGTTGCTCGGCTTTGCGAGCTACCACCGGAAAAGGATCAATCTCTCCCTCATTCTCCGCGCTTCGCCCGCGCCCCACGGGGGCGCGGGCGAAGCGCGGAATGCCAACGGGTGGTCCTGGGGACCGGTGGTAGGCCCAAAGTGGCCAACCGACCGGCTATGTGAACGGCAACTCTTCGAGGTGCAAAACCCAAAGCCGAAACGTGAACCGATACTCGTGCTTCCAGGAACTTATTTTTTAACGTTCCCTTAGTTAGTTCAGATTGGGTTGAGGAAATATAAAATGTTTGAATCCTGGAAACTGATCAAGACAGTCCAAGCCATCCTCGTAAGCTTTGTTCAAGTTTCACCAAATCAGCATCAACCAGTTTCCCAACCCGCTTGAGCACACTGGTTTCTTCCACGGTATAAATGCCGCGTTTCACTGCCGAGGTCACATTTAAACCAGCGCTTTTCCAATCAGAAAGCACAAACTCCCCTGGCTGTAACCCGGAAACACGGCTGGTAAGTGGAACAATCATCAGGTCACGTGATGGATGTGATGTACTCACAACCACACCTGGTCTTATTTTTACTCCGCTGAGGTCTGTAAAAACATATCTCACCAACACAACATCAGGCTTCAAGTAACTCGCCATACACATCATCCTCAGGGTTATCCCACACGCGTTTCAAGGTACTTTGGCTGGCAAGAGACCAGAATTGGGCTTCATCGGTGTTTGGTTCAAGGACGGTGACCAAAACCGGCGTCCCGTCCTCAATTGAAACGGGCTCAAGGAATTCAATTTTTCCATCACGCATAATGGCTGGAATGGTTTGGAGCATACAAAATCACCCTGGTTCATTCTTAAAATTGAGAGCAAATCAAATTGATTGCTTCAACAGTAGCGAAAAAAGTCCTTCGGTGCAAAACAATGAGTGGTTTGACAACACTGCTTTCTGCTATGTTGAGCCTGGGTGCATCTCATTGCGATTATTGAAGAAAGTGAGGGATTTTCCTATGAGTGGTGGTGGTTTTAGCATCACGATTCAGCCGTTAAAGAAACGGACGTACATGTCGCCGTTTCAGCTTCAGCGATGGATTTGGGAAAAGATGTATGACCAGATGTACACGGTGGTAAATCGCAGAGCAGGCCGTGATGTGTTCAGGTACTACCTGCGGGATGAGGCTTCGGATGGACTCGCGGGTAACTGGTCGCGTTCCGAAAGTGAATTGAGCTTTTCCTTTATGGACGCCGCCGGATGCTGCGTGATGTCATCTGAAGTCAGCGAACACTGGAGCGCCATTTGTTACAAAGCCTTATTTCCAAAGCTTGCACCCATCACCAGAGATTTCGATTGGGTCATTTCCGACCTTTCCCGCAGCCTCGAAGAGATGATTTCCACGACGTATTACCCAATCATCGAACTCAACCATAAGCTCTTTTGCATTGCGCCGCCTGACCCCGCAGAGGCTGATTCAAAGCTTGAACTTTTTTCCGACAGCGACCGCCTCACGCTG encodes:
- a CDS encoding type II toxin-antitoxin system PemK/MazF family toxin gives rise to the protein MASYLKPDVVLVRYVFTDLSGVKIRPGVVVSTSHPSRDLMIVPLTSRVSGLQPGEFVLSDWKSAGLNVTSAVKRGIYTVEETSVLKRVGKLVDADLVKLEQSLRGWLGLS